caaagtgttcctaacagtctgcctatgtgatcgactagtcatctcacatgactctatggcacttgaacttgccatcaatcgcatcacactctagtcaattcgagacgtcacctcatacaagcgactatgggcaaatactatgttaatccgggttcactttaacggggttcaatgttgtctctacgacccgtttggatgtaacaaagtataacaaaagagttttaaagtaaaactcgaacgacaaatgcgattatcacatatgaatagtcaatacctgattactatttcatgttctataatctaatttgatcttttatgtagttattcatctcaatttaattgaaatgacatgactcatcatgttaagcctatgagaaggctttggtcagTAGGTTTtgtcaacttcttgtaccttactcaaccttactacatactcgttttcctttataatgtatacatttacattacaaaactttctgagtacgtgtcgatatccaatcaagacataggtcctctagcctaagaatagctcccactattttcacagtgtgcgggactcatcctcttgcacatctcatgattgcaagtgtactcaatttccgttgtaaatatttcttattgttctttattgcctagaacgattctagaaaatctacttcttaattaacattgccacaatggtatcttaaccatcctgatgtgttttgattatggttttgtcggaaaccatgcgcaatctcaattgtcaattgtcacttgtgtaacacccttacacaaaattgcatcataaacactttgctttacttccttaatgcttctgcaagcacttaagggtaatctttatggcttacttggcaaagattacttaaattcgagtttgaaaacaattcatcatactcaaagtatatgaagtgttatacatcattacttatttaattgatccgacagcggaagcaaatggaatcaatcaaatatgttcaatttaattgaactagtcatgaatcttatcaacataagacttcttattgacgccaatatcatgtggatttatcttcataaatccggatattaaagttgtattataatactccaaaagtcttaaatcattctcaatgatcaatatgtcatccatatataagactaattaaaatttccgtaactcccactaaactccatgtataaacacaacttctcgacttatcgagaaaagttttataacatgatcaaaacattgattctaactcattgatgtcctacttaagaccatctcttaagttgcacattatcttaggattgcaagaatctataaaactcatgacatgtattgaatacattccttcttttgaagaagtgggttttagattcactcgctatgtatttcataataatgaaacacaatccctaagaagatccaaatagacttaagcatttcaactggtgcaaaaccctttgcagccaatcaaaccttgaaatctgtctttattagtgcaaaaccctttgtcactaatcgagccttttatttcggattctcacggctctaagccttgtattgagttgtgacttaaacactcttatgtaagtcatttgtttattactttctagaagtaatcaacttgaatcaaacaatttctttgtaagttgtaatttctttactttcttaaaagtaacatgaattcatacaagcgactatgggcaaatactatgttaatccgggttcactttaacgtggttcaatgttgtctctacaacccgtttggatgtaacaaagtataacaaaagagttttaaagtaaaactcgaacgacaaatgcgattatcacatatgaatagtcaatacctgattactatttcatgtgctataatctaatttgatcttttatgtagttattcatctcaatttaattgaaatgacatgactcatcatgttaagcctatgagaaggctttggtcagtaggttttatcaaattcttgtaccttactcaaccttactacatactcgttttcctttataatgtatacatttacattacaaaactttctgagtacgtgtcgatatccaatcaagacataggtcctctagcctaagaatagctcccactattttcacagtgtgcgggactcatcctcttgcacatctcatgattgcaagtgtactcaatttccgttgtaaatatttcttattgttctttattgcctagaacgattctagaaaatctacttcttaattaacattgccccaatggtatcttaaccatcctgatgtgttttgattatggttttgtcggaaaccatgtgcaatctcaattgtcaattgtcacttgtgtaacacccttacacaaaattgcatcataaacactttgctttacttccttaatgcttctgcaagcacttaagggtaatctttatggcttacttggcaaagattacttaaattcgattttgaaaacaattcatcatactcaaagtatatgaagtgttatacatctcTAGGAAATTAATCATTGAGATTTCTCTGCATTTATGGCTAAGAAGTCTACTCATTATTCACATATTAAACATCGCTCTCGATCTTTTGTAAGACAAGAAATTCCTGTTACACGTAATATACTACCGAAACACCCGGTTGAAGAAGAGAGTAAGAAGCATAAGAATCTGCATGATATTATGGGGATTCCAGAACTTGATATTGTTGTTGAAACTGATGAGGAATCTGTTGATGATAATGACGAGAGGCCAGAGGATGATAGTCATGGAGTTTGGTATACAAAACAAGGAAGGAAAAATATCATCCAGGAGGACCCAAAAGAACTCATTCAAATGGACGTAGAGGATGTTCAAGAGGAGATCACATATTGGCAACAGGCAGTATACTGCTACGTGCTTGGTGCTAACCCACCATGGGAGGTCATTGATGGGTTCATTAAGAGGATATGCGGTAAGTTTGACATTGATAAAATTTCTTTTCTCCCTAAAGGAGTCTTTCTTGTCAGGTTTAAAACCCTAGAGATGAAGCAAAAAGTGTTGGAGTTGGGTCATATTTTGTTTGATAATAAGCCTTTGATTGTGAGGGAATGGCAGCCTAATATTGAACTATGTAAAGAAGAGATTAAGGTTGTGCCTGCGTGGATTAAACTGCACTTGCTACCGCTGAAATTCTGGGGTAAATGCCTACCTAAGATTGCTAACCTAGTGGGGAAATATGTTAAATCTGATGAGGCAACTGAGTCACGTACTAGGTTAGGATTTGCGAGGGTAATGGTAGAATTGCAGGTAGGGCAGCAATTCCATGGAACTATTAAATTCAAGGACGAGGTAGGGACACTTATGGAGATATCAGTAGAATACGAATGGAAACCGATAATATGCTCCAAGTGTAAGGGTTATGGTCATGAAACACAACACTGCAGAAGAGTTAAATCTCAAGTCCAAAGGAAGCCAATGATCAAACAAATGTGGCAACCTGTTAAAAAGAATCAGCTGCAGGATAACGGTCAGCATATGGTGACCATAAGTGAGGATGCTAATGCAAGGACAACAGAAGAGAAGGGGGAGTCCAAGAATAAGGAGGTCAGTACTCCTCAGAATCAGATTTTGCAATATGTCAATAGTTCACATGGAGTTCAACAACCTACTTATAAGCAGATTCTAAATGGCAATAAGGTCCCTAAAGCTGGTATAGGGGTAATAAGGAGTGAAGGTTTACAATTTGATGATGAATAGCCTTTTTAAATTTGGATTTTGGAATGTACGGGGCATGAATAACATAAATAAGCAACGTACAATACTTCATTTTTTGAATAAGAATAATGTAGGTTTATTTGCCTTGCTTGAAACCAAAATCAAGCCAGGAGATAGTAATAAAGTGATTAACAATTTTACTAGTGGATGGTGTATTACAACCAATTCCAGTCACCATAAAGGGGGGAGAATATGGGTTGTCTGGAACCCCCAACAATATAGCTTGAAGTTCCTGGATTTTTCAGCGCAATGTATTCATTTGGAAGCTACATCCACTGCTGATAATAGTCAGTTCTATATAACTTTCATTTATGCTTTTAATAGCATCAGTGGAAGAGAGGAGCTCTGGAATAGGTTAAGGGTCTATGCTGACACTACTCAAGGTCCCTGGGCTTTAGGGGGTGACTTTAATACAGTGGTGGATCCTACAGAGAGATTAGGAGGTAATTCCACAGATGCTGAGATGATTCCTTTCCAGCAATGCATTGTAGATTGTGGTATGATTGACAGCCCTGCTATTGGAGCCTACTACACCTGGAATAATAAACAAAGACCATCTGACAGGAAGTACAGTAGGTTGGATAGGTTTATGGTCAATCAAGCCTGGCTAACTTTATGCCAGAAGGTATTTTTGACCATTGTCCTTGTGTGATTACTAGTAAGGACCAGGATGTAAGGAAGTATAGAAGATTCAAGTATCAAAACATGTGGGGTGCTGCTACAGAATTCTTGGAATATGTCAAAGAAGTTTGGTTAACTTCAGTTCAGGGTGTTAAAATGTATCAGGTTGTTAGGAAGTTGAAGTTACTTAAGCCACGCTTGAAAATGCTGAATAGTATGAAGTTTTCTGATATAGAGGGCAAGTGTACTGAAACGGAGACCCGTCTAGCTCTACTTCAGCAGGAGTTGAGAATTAGACCTGGGGATGCAGCTCTGGTGGAGCAAGAATACCAAACTCTGCAGATATGTAAAGAGCTTCAAAGGGCAAAGTTTGTCTTCTTACAGCAACATGCAAAAATTACGTGGCTTAATGAAGGGGACATGAACTCTGCATATTTTCATAATGCTATTAAAGCCAAGAGGATCAGAAATTCTGTAATTCAAGTGGAGAATATTAGAGGTGTTCTGTGTAAGGATAGAGACAGCATACAGGAGGCTTTCTTGGAATATTACACACAGTTATTAGGCCAACATCAGGATACTATGAGAGTAAAAAAGTCTATTGTCAGGAAGGGGGTGGTCTGCTCTGATCAGCATAAGGCTATCCTCTTAGAACCTGTCTCAGATGATGAGATCAAACAAGCTATCTTCAATATTCCCAATGAGAAATCGCCCGGACCAGATGGCTACTCAAGTCAGTATTTTAAAGATGCTTGGTCTATCATAGGGACTGATATCACTGCTGCAATTAAAGATTTCTTTAGCACTGGTCAGTTACTCAAGCAACTTAATGCCACTACAGTGACTCTCATCCCCAAAGTTGAAAGACCAAAGACTGTGCTGCAATTCAGGCCCATTGCTTGCTGCAATGTGCTTTACAAGTGCATATCAAAGCTTCTTTGTAACAGGTTATCTAAGGTTTTGCCTGATATCATCTGTCACAATCAGGGAGGATTTGTGAAGGGCAGAAGCATTATAGAAAATATATTAATTTGCCAAGATCTCATTAAAATGTATAACAATCATAAGGCCTCCCCTAGGTGTTTGTTTAAAATTGACCTTCAGAAGGCATACGACACTGTTGAATGGAATTTCCTGGAGCAAATGCTAACTGCACTGAAGTTCCCACCTAAGTTCAGGCAATGGATTATGACTTGTGTTACAACTGCATCCTTCTCCTTGAACCTTAATGGTGAAACTTTTGGATTCTTCAAGGGTCAAAGAGGGCTAAGGCAAGGAGATCCTTTATCCTCTCTTCTCTTCACTATTTGTATGGAATATCTCTCTCGAATGCTGAATTATGCCACTGAAAATTACCAATTCAAGTTTCATCCAAGGTGTGCTCACATTAAGCTTTGCCATTTGATGTTTGCTTTGATGACCTCCTTCTTTTTGTAAGGGAGACAAAACTTCCATAATGACTCTCCCGAGAGCATTCTCTACATTCTCTAAATCTTCCGGATTAAAGATGAGCCCAGGGAAATCTAATGCTTACTTTAATGGGATGAGCTCAGCTGATAAGGAGGAAATTTTGAGTGTTTCTGGTTTCACTGAGGGTCAATTACCTTTTAAATATCTGGGGGTGCCCATCCAAACCACAAGATTGACCAAGTATGATTGCAGGTGCCTTACTGATAAGATTATAAATAGAATTCAAAGCATTGGTGCCAAAAAATTGTCATATGCAGGCAGGCTTACCCTTATTCAATCTGTTTTGGCTACTCTGCATAATTATTGGGCTATGATTTTTATCATACCTAAAGGAGTGCTGAATAGAATTGACAGTCTCTGCAGGAATTACTTATGGGAAGGTCGAACTGAATATACAAAATCTCCTCTGGTAGCTTGGGATACAGTCTGTGCACCAAaaaaggagggggggggggggttaggtCTCAAAAACATTCAGCATTGGAACACTGCTGCAGTTGGGAAGCTCGTTTGGTAGGTCTATGCCAAACCTGATAAACTTTGGGTTCAGTGGATAGGTCATGTGTATCTGAAAGGGGCTTCATGGGTTGATTACAGACCGACTGCAGACTCGAGTTGGAGCTGGAGGAAAATCTGCCATGTAAAGGAGGAACTGCAACATGGTTTTCATCAGGGAAACTGGATTGTGAATCCAAGAGAATATAAGATTAGAGAGGGATATAACCTGATAAGGACTGTTAAACCTAAAGTGGAGTGGTCCCATTTGGTCTGGCATAATTGGGTAGTACCTAAACATAGGTTTATTGCCTGGTTAGTGTATATGAATGCTCTAAATACTAGACATAAGCTAAAGAGAATTGGGGTGAGTGACTCATCTTTATGTTGTCTCTGTGAACAAGAGGAGGAAACTGTCCAGCATTTGTTTTTTGATTGTGCTTATAGCAGGAGGGTGATGGGAGGGATAAGTGAGTGGCTTGGCTTGAACATGGTTAGAAGTGACACCCTGCAATGGGTCCTTAAATGCAGACATTCCAGACTGAGGAAGAGAATGCTGAAAGCTGTGGTGAGTGCGTGTGTTTATGGCATTTGGAAACAAAGAAATGAGTGCAGATTAGAGTACAAAATTCACAAACCAGAATGCATTGTTGCTGATATCAGGAGAGAGATGAATGCTAGGTGCCTGCATTTGATAAAGAGTCCAGTCCATGGACCTGATGCTAATTGGCTAAGGAGAATCAGTACAGTCCATTGATAGATTTTCTTAAGATGAGAGCTGATATATTTTGATCTATTTCTAGCTATATACCTCGTATTTAGTTAGAGTTTGGATACCTGATGGGAGGAGCTATATGATGTCCTCATGAGCTGATATGTATTGAACTATATAGCTCATAATTTTGTAATTATTCTTCTTTATAATATATcttacattttagcaaaaaaaaatgaagtgttatacatcattacttatttaattgatccgacagcggaagcaaatggaatcaatcaaatatgttcaatttaattgaactagtcatgaatcttatcaacataagacttcttattgacgccaatatcatgtggatttatcttcataaatccggatattaaagttgtattataatactccaaaagtcttaaatcattctcaatgatcaatatgtcatccatatataagactaattaaaatttccgtaactcccactaaactccatgtataaacacaacttctcgacttatcgagaaaagttttataacatgatcaaaacattgattctaactcattgatgtcctacttaagaccatctcttaagttgcacattatcttaggattgcaagaatctataaaactcatgacatgtattgaatacattccttcttttgaagaagtgggtttta
The Silene latifolia isolate original U9 population chromosome 11, ASM4854445v1, whole genome shotgun sequence genome window above contains:
- the LOC141614074 gene encoding uncharacterized protein LOC141614074 translates to MSPGKSNAYFNGMSSADKEEILSVSGFTEGQLPFKYLGVPIQTTRLTKYDCRCLTDKIINRIQSIGAKKLSYAGRLTLIQSVLATLHNYWAMIFIIPKGVLNRIDSLCRNYLWEGRTEYTKSPLVAWDTVYAKPDKLWVQWIGHVYLKGASWVDYRPTADSSWSWRKICHVKEELQHGFHQGNWIVNPREYKIREGYNLIRTVKPKVEWSHLVWHNWVVPKHRFIAWLVYMNALNTRHKLKRIGVSDSSLCCLCEQEEETVQHLFFDCAYSRRVMGGISEWLGLNMVRSDTLQWVLKCRHSRLRKRMLKAVVSACVYGIWKQRNECRLEYKIHKPECIVADIRREMNARCLHLIKSPVHGPDANWLRRISTVH